The sequence TTTACAGAAAAACAAGATTTAAATCAGAGAGAGGAAAAAAACCGTTTACCTTTAAAGAATCATCTTAATGTAGATACTATACACATACCAAACCAGAAACACTCAAATAAAGTTGTAAAGATAGAAGAAGACTTAACTCAGGAATGTGATGGTATTTACACAGACAAAAAAAATACAGCTATAGGTGTTCTTACTGCAGACTGTATTCCGATAGTGCTGTTTAACAGTAAAGAGTTAGCAGTTATACACGCAGGGTGGAGAGGACTTTTTGATGGTATTATAGAAAATGGTTTTAGTCTTTTTAAAGATAAAAACGTTAAGGCATTTATTGGTGCCTGTATTAGAGGTTGTTGTTATGAAGTTGATAAACAGTTTGTAAACGATTTGAATATATCCGATAAATTTTATAAAATATACAACGATAAACCTTACTTAGATTTAGTTGCTGTAGCTATAAGTATACTGAAAAAACTCTCTGTAAAAGATATTTACGATATTGGAGAGTGTACAAAGTGTAGTGGGAAGTTTTTCTCCTACAGAAACGGAGATTTTGAAAGTAGAATACTTACAGCTGCTGTTATTAAGGAGTGAAAATGGGCTTAAAAGATTTTATCGACAAAATAAAAGGAAGAAGAAAGTTAAAAATAGAAGAAGGGTCTTGGATTAAGTGTGAAAAGTGTAAAACACTTCTTTACATAGAAGACCTTCTTAAAAATCTAAAAATATGTCCCCACTGTGGTTATACATTTAGAATGTCTGCAAAAGAAAGAGTAGACTCTCTCTTAGATAAAGTTTATTCCTACGACATTTTCTCTAAGATAAAGCCTGTTGATATACTTAACTTTAAAGATACAAAAAGGTACAAAGACAGGATTAAAGAATATCAAGAAAAAACAGGATTAAACGATGCAATAATAATTGCAAACGGTCTTATTTACGATAGAGAGGTAGTGATAGCCTCTATGGATTTTAACTTTATGGGTGGAAGTATGGGAAGTGTTGTAGGGGCAAAGTTTGTAAGAGGTGTTGAGTTTGCAATAGAAAAAAAGATTCCTTTTATATTAGTTGCAGCTTCTGGTGGAGCAAGAATGCAAGAAAGCATACTCTCCCTTATGCAGATGGCAAAAACAGCTATAGCTATTGACAGACTAAACAAAGCTGGAATACTTTACGTATCAGTCTTAACAGACCCAACTATGGGCGGTGTTTCTGCAAGTTTTGCATTTTTAGGAGACATTATAATAGCAGAGCCAGAAAGTTTAATAGGATTTGCAGGTCCGAGAGTTATAGAGCAAACAATAAGACAGCAACTACCAGAAGGCTTCCAAAGAGCAGAGTTTTTACTTGAAAAAGGACAGATTGATATGGTTGTAGATAGAAAAAACTTGAAAAAAACAATATACACACTGATAAAACACACCCATGGATAAACCAGTAATAGCAATAGTAGGAGCTCACAACAGCGGAAAGACTACTTTTATAGAGAAAGTGGTAAACATTCTGTCAGAAGAAGGCTTCAACGTCTGCTATATAAAACACGACCCAAAAGGGAAGGCAAAAACAGACACAGAAGGAAAAGACAGTTATAAAGTATATCAAGCTGGAGCAAAGCAAGTTATAGTAGCATCTCCTGATAAAGTATCATCTTTTGTAAGACTGCAAGATTATACACTTTTTGACTTTATAAAAAACTTCACGACCCAAAGCGTAGATATTATAATAGTAGAAGGATTTAAAACTGTAAAAGGTATCGACAAGTTTGAAGTGATACGAAAAGAAGAAAATAGACAGTTGATGATAAATAAGGAAGATGGATTGATTGGTGTTATAACAGACTACTACCAGTACGAGACAGTGTTTGATATTAATAACCCACAAGAATTTGTAATTTTTTTAAAAAATAACTACTTAAAGAGGTAGGAAAATGCAACTACATATAATATTTGCAGGAAGAGTTCATGGTGTAGGATTTAGAAAATTTGTAAAAAAAGTAGCAGACCAAATGAACGTAAAAGGTTTTGTAAGAAATCTTCCTGATGGAACAGTTGAAGTTTTAGCTGAAGCTGACGAAGAGACTTTAAAAAACTTTTTCCAAGCCATAGAAAATGGACCACCTTTAGCAAGTGTTAATGGTATCAGATACGAATTTTTAGAAAAAGAAGGAGGATTTGATGAGTTTAAAATCGAGTATTAAAATAGGTTTAGTATCAGCCTTAGTTCCTATTATAGCTATGGCTGAAGTTTATAAAGTTAAAAAAGGCGATACTTTAGAAAAAATAGCAAAAAAATATAACATAAGTGTTGAGGAAATTAAAAAAGCTAATAATCTTAAAGACGAAAAAAAATTAAAAGAAGGTATGAAGTTAAACATACCTGTAAAAACTTCTAAAGAAGAGAAGAAGAAAAAACACGAGGTAGCAGAAGAAACTTACACAGTTAAAAAAGGTGATACCCTTGAAACAATAGCCAAAAAGTACGGGTTAACGGTAAAAGAGATTATGGATTACAACAGTATGAAAGACGAAAAAATATTCGCAGGTGATGAGCTTAAAATACCTGTAAAAAGGTCAGCTAAGAAAAAAGAAGAAGAGGCAACGCCTCAAATAGACTACTCTAAATGTGAAGTATACACCTTAAAAAAAGGTGGAACGTTAAAACATGTATCAAAAAAAACAGGTGTAGATTTATCTATACTTGAAAAATTAAATGATATACCATCAAACCAATGGTTAAAAGCAGGAAGTAAAGTATGTATAGCACCTAAAAAAGAAAAAGTAGAAGAAAAAGTATCTAAAACAGAAGATTTAGAAAACTGTACAATCATTTACAATCCTACAAAGAAAACGTCATTGGATGAGATAGCAAGAAAGTTCCATACATCTTCAAGAAAACTTAGGAATATTAATAATTTACCATCAAGTGTAAAATATGTAGAAACAGGACAAAAAATCTGCGTCGCACGAGAAGACATCCTTTCTTCAAAAAACATAGTAGTAGAGGATAAGCATGAAACTATAAAAGAAGAGACAAGAGTCAAAGAAGAAACTCAAACAAAAGAAGTACCCCTACCTAAAAAAGTTGAACCTAAAGTTGCTAACGGTAATAATTTAGGTGTTAAATTAGATTGGCCTGTAAAAGGAAAAGTTGTTGCACCTTTCCAAAATGATGATCAAGTAAGACATCTAGGAATAGATATTCAAACAGATTGTGCAGCTCCTGTAAAAGCGTCTGAAGATGGTAAAGTGATATATGCAGGAGATGGAATAAAAGCATTTGGTAATTTAGTTGTAATAAGACATAACAATGGACTAACGACAGTTTACGGATACTTAGACAGTATTAACGTAAAAGAAGGAAGAGTTGTAAGTAAAGGAGAGATGATTGGAACTGCAGGAAAGTTGAAAAATTCAGACAACTGCGGTATCTACTTTGAAGTTAGAAAAAATGTAACACCTTTAGACCCAATGACAGTTTTAGAATAACTTATAAAGGAGTGATAGAATGCCTGAAGAATTTCCACGAATTAAAAGACTTCCACAGTACGTATTTGCTGTAGTAAACGATTTAAAAGCAAGACTAAGGAAAGAAGGAGAAGATATTATAGACCTTGGTATGGGAAATCCGGATTTACCACCAGCACCTCACATAATAGAAAAGCTGTGTGAATCTGCAAAAAAGAAAACAACCCACAGATACTCAATGTCTCAAGGAATACCAAGGCTTAGAAAAGCGATAACAGATTTTTATAAAAAAAGATATGACGTAGACCTTGACCCAGAAAAAGAAGTGATAATGACGATAGGTTCCAAGGAAGGCTTGGCTCACTTGATGCTTGCAATGCTTGAACCGGGAGACATTGCAATGGTTCCAAGTCCAAGATACCCTATTCACTACTACGCACCAGTAATAGCAGGAGCAAGTGTTTTAACCGTACCACTACCTTTAGAAGGTTCTGATAGTGAAAAACAAGAACAGTTTTTAAAAAATATTTATGAAACTTATGAAGACTCTTACCCTGAGGCAAAAGTCCTTATCCTCAACTTTCCTAACAATCCTACAACTATGACTGTAGATTTGGAGTTTTTTAAAGAGATAGTGGCTTTTGCTAAAAAGAAAAATCTCTGGATAATCCACGACCTTGCTTACGGAGACCTGTGTTATGATGGCTATAAAGCACCAAGTATTCTACA is a genomic window of Sulfurihydrogenibium subterraneum DSM 15120 containing:
- a CDS encoding polyphenol oxidase family protein, giving the protein MRFYTFDNILIAFTEKQDLNQREEKNRLPLKNHLNVDTIHIPNQKHSNKVVKIEEDLTQECDGIYTDKKNTAIGVLTADCIPIVLFNSKELAVIHAGWRGLFDGIIENGFSLFKDKNVKAFIGACIRGCCYEVDKQFVNDLNISDKFYKIYNDKPYLDLVAVAISILKKLSVKDIYDIGECTKCSGKFFSYRNGDFESRILTAAVIKE
- the accD gene encoding acetyl-CoA carboxylase, carboxyltransferase subunit beta, giving the protein MGLKDFIDKIKGRRKLKIEEGSWIKCEKCKTLLYIEDLLKNLKICPHCGYTFRMSAKERVDSLLDKVYSYDIFSKIKPVDILNFKDTKRYKDRIKEYQEKTGLNDAIIIANGLIYDREVVIASMDFNFMGGSMGSVVGAKFVRGVEFAIEKKIPFILVAASGGARMQESILSLMQMAKTAIAIDRLNKAGILYVSVLTDPTMGGVSASFAFLGDIIIAEPESLIGFAGPRVIEQTIRQQLPEGFQRAEFLLEKGQIDMVVDRKNLKKTIYTLIKHTHG
- the mobB gene encoding molybdopterin-guanine dinucleotide biosynthesis protein B; this translates as MDKPVIAIVGAHNSGKTTFIEKVVNILSEEGFNVCYIKHDPKGKAKTDTEGKDSYKVYQAGAKQVIVASPDKVSSFVRLQDYTLFDFIKNFTTQSVDIIIVEGFKTVKGIDKFEVIRKEENRQLMINKEDGLIGVITDYYQYETVFDINNPQEFVIFLKNNYLKR
- a CDS encoding acylphosphatase, which translates into the protein MQLHIIFAGRVHGVGFRKFVKKVADQMNVKGFVRNLPDGTVEVLAEADEETLKNFFQAIENGPPLASVNGIRYEFLEKEGGFDEFKIEY
- a CDS encoding LysM peptidoglycan-binding domain-containing protein, translated to MSLKSSIKIGLVSALVPIIAMAEVYKVKKGDTLEKIAKKYNISVEEIKKANNLKDEKKLKEGMKLNIPVKTSKEEKKKKHEVAEETYTVKKGDTLETIAKKYGLTVKEIMDYNSMKDEKIFAGDELKIPVKRSAKKKEEEATPQIDYSKCEVYTLKKGGTLKHVSKKTGVDLSILEKLNDIPSNQWLKAGSKVCIAPKKEKVEEKVSKTEDLENCTIIYNPTKKTSLDEIARKFHTSSRKLRNINNLPSSVKYVETGQKICVAREDILSSKNIVVEDKHETIKEETRVKEETQTKEVPLPKKVEPKVANGNNLGVKLDWPVKGKVVAPFQNDDQVRHLGIDIQTDCAAPVKASEDGKVIYAGDGIKAFGNLVVIRHNNGLTTVYGYLDSINVKEGRVVSKGEMIGTAGKLKNSDNCGIYFEVRKNVTPLDPMTVLE
- a CDS encoding aminotransferase class I/II-fold pyridoxal phosphate-dependent enzyme; amino-acid sequence: MPEEFPRIKRLPQYVFAVVNDLKARLRKEGEDIIDLGMGNPDLPPAPHIIEKLCESAKKKTTHRYSMSQGIPRLRKAITDFYKKRYDVDLDPEKEVIMTIGSKEGLAHLMLAMLEPGDIAMVPSPRYPIHYYAPVIAGASVLTVPLPLEGSDSEKQEQFLKNIYETYEDSYPEAKVLILNFPNNPTTMTVDLEFFKEIVAFAKKKNLWIIHDLAYGDLCYDGYKAPSILQVEGAKDVAVETYSMTKGFSMAGWRVAFVLGNETLVYNLKRLKSYLDYGTFTPIQVASIIALEGDYSVVEKARDTYSKRLDILVDGLNKAGWPVEKPKATMFLWAKIPEKFRHLGSIEFSKLLLTEGKVAVAPGIGFGEHGEGYVRFAVVENEKRIRQAVSNIKKLMKKY